The proteins below are encoded in one region of Apostichopus japonicus isolate 1M-3 chromosome 22, ASM3797524v1, whole genome shotgun sequence:
- the LOC139963490 gene encoding 14 kDa phosphohistidine phosphatase-like translates to MLFSKNRIFRIFHCMMSVRTVQGMSGLPVVDIDPSGVFKYVLIKATKGSNEQFFLRGYAWGEYHADIFEEFEGKNKDLRLSCLGGGRIEHSPDRKSILVYGYSVGFGKADHSITVGLLKSRYPDYTSITFSDEGY, encoded by the exons ATGCTTTTCTCCAAAAATCGTATTTTCCGTATTTTTCATTGCATGATGAGTGTCCGAACTGTTCAAGGTATGAGTGGACTACCAGTAGTTGATATCGACCCTTCCGGTGTGTTCAAGTACGTTCTAATCAAGGCCACAAAAGGAAGCAATGAGCAGTTCTTTCTGCGGGGATACGCATGGGGAGAATACCATG CTGATATTTTCGAAGAATTTGAGGGCAAGAACAAGGATTTGCGACTCTCTTGTCTTGGTGGAGGAAGGATTGAACATTCTCCTGATAGGAAATCTATATTAGTGTATGGCTACTCTGTG GGCTTTGGGAAAGCTGATCATTCTATAACTGTTGGATTGCTTAAGTCAAGGTACCCAGACTACACCAGCATCACATTTTCCGATGAGGGATACTGA